Proteins co-encoded in one Setaria viridis chromosome 9, Setaria_viridis_v4.0, whole genome shotgun sequence genomic window:
- the LOC117840990 gene encoding NADH dehydrogenase [ubiquinone] 1 beta subcomplex subunit 10-A yields the protein MVRKAKVEFDEQPPDNFDPKNPYGDPVAMLEYREHLVREKWIQIETAKIIRERLRWCYRIEGINHHQKCRHLVDQYLEATRGVGWGKDARPPEFHEPKKVAEAE from the exons ATGGTGCGGAAGGCGAAGGTTGAGTTCGATGAACAGCCGCCGGACAACTTCGACCCGAAGAACCCGTATGGGGACCCGGTGGCGATGCTGGAGTACCGGGAGCACCTGGTGCGGGAGAAGTGGATCCAGATCGAGACCGCCAAGATCATCCGGGAGCGCCTCCGCTGGTGCTACCGGATCGAGGGCATCAACCACCACCAGAAGTGCCGCCACCTCGTTGACCAGTACCTCGAGGCCACCCGCGGCGTTGGATGGGGCAAGGATGCCCGCCCGCCCGAGTTCCATG AGCCCAAGAAGGTCGCCGAGGCAGAGtag